Proteins encoded in a region of the Gemmatimonadota bacterium genome:
- a CDS encoding RNA methyltransferase — protein MALLSTIRDLHRRKARERRGLALAEGVRLVEEMLAAGVTCKGAVVGPTLEATPRGAALLQALQTAGVVVEQLSDEQLDDVAATEQPQGIVAVYEPRSWTLDAMVVAPKKPVVILDGVQDPGNVGTIARTALAFGASGIVALPGTVDLTNPKVVRAAMGALFLVPHLHADDVATFAWLKQHHVTPWATTMDGEPLGGAPEVSIALLLGNEGAGLRPELVARAERCVAIPIAPEAESLNVAIAAGILLYQVTR, from the coding sequence ATGGCCCTGCTGAGCACGATCCGCGACCTGCACCGCCGCAAGGCCCGCGAGCGCCGAGGATTGGCGCTGGCGGAAGGGGTGCGCCTGGTGGAAGAAATGCTCGCCGCGGGGGTCACGTGCAAGGGCGCGGTGGTCGGGCCGACGCTCGAGGCGACGCCACGCGGCGCGGCGCTGCTCCAGGCGCTGCAGACGGCGGGCGTGGTGGTCGAGCAGCTGAGTGACGAACAGCTCGACGACGTCGCCGCCACGGAGCAACCGCAGGGGATCGTCGCGGTGTACGAACCGCGGAGCTGGACCCTCGATGCGATGGTGGTCGCGCCGAAGAAGCCAGTCGTCATTCTCGATGGCGTGCAGGACCCGGGCAACGTCGGCACCATTGCCCGGACGGCACTGGCCTTTGGCGCGTCGGGGATCGTGGCGCTGCCCGGCACCGTCGACCTGACCAACCCGAAGGTGGTGCGCGCCGCGATGGGGGCGCTCTTCCTGGTGCCGCATCTCCACGCCGACGACGTCGCCACCTTCGCGTGGCTCAAGCAGCACCACGTGACGCCGTGGGCCACCACGATGGACGGCGAACCGCTCGGCGGCGCGCCCGAGGTGTCGATCGCGCTGCTGCTCGGCAACGAGGGCGCGGGGCTCCGCCCCGAGCTGGTGGCACGCGCGGAGCGGTGTGTCGCGATTCCGATCGCGCCCGAGGCCGAGTCCTTGAACGTGGCCATTGCGGCCGGCATCCTCCTCTATCAGGTGACGCGGTGA
- the thiD gene encoding bifunctional hydroxymethylpyrimidine kinase/phosphomethylpyrimidine kinase, whose protein sequence is MNSSRRIALTIAGSDSGGGAGIQADLKTFAAWEVYGTSVIVAVTAQNTLGVTAVHPVPGEVIAAQLMAVADDLPPDACKSGMLATRELVELVATSIGARGWHHYICDPVMVATSGDRLLDFDAVSAVRDRLLPLAACVTPNLDEAEILTGRAVRTPDAMADAGKALLDLGARAALVKGGHLESDILVDVLVTASGVERYTRPRQHTRATHGTGCTLSAAITASLALGNDLEHAVPTALTYLQAAIHAAPGLGGGNGPVWHGAKR, encoded by the coding sequence ATGAACAGTTCGCGGCGGATCGCGTTGACGATAGCCGGGTCGGACTCGGGGGGCGGCGCCGGCATCCAGGCCGACCTGAAGACGTTCGCCGCCTGGGAGGTCTACGGCACCTCGGTGATCGTCGCGGTCACCGCGCAAAATACCCTCGGCGTGACCGCCGTCCATCCGGTCCCCGGCGAAGTGATCGCCGCGCAGCTGATGGCCGTCGCCGACGACCTCCCCCCCGACGCCTGCAAGAGCGGGATGCTCGCCACCCGCGAACTGGTCGAACTGGTGGCCACCTCGATCGGCGCGCGCGGCTGGCACCACTACATCTGCGACCCGGTGATGGTGGCGACCTCGGGCGACCGGCTCCTCGACTTCGATGCCGTCTCGGCCGTGCGCGACCGCCTCCTCCCGCTCGCCGCCTGCGTCACGCCCAACCTCGACGAAGCCGAAATCCTCACCGGCCGCGCCGTCCGCACCCCCGACGCGATGGCCGATGCCGGCAAGGCGCTCCTCGACCTCGGCGCCCGCGCCGCACTCGTGAAGGGCGGTCACCTCGAGAGCGACATCCTCGTCGACGTCCTGGTCACGGCAAGCGGCGTCGAGCGCTATACCCGCCCCCGCCAGCACACCCGCGCCACCCACGGCACCGGCTGCACCCTCTCGGCCGCCATTACCGCCTCACTCGCCCTCGGCAACGACCTCGAGCACGCCGTCCCCACCGCCCTCACCTACCTGCAGGCCGCCATTCACGCGGCGCCGGGGCTGGGTGGGGGGAATGGGCCGGTGTGGCATGGAGCAAAGAGATGA
- a CDS encoding purine-nucleoside phosphorylase, whose product MVAIAAQTIQTTLGGRLPKIAIVLGSGLGGLADHVEQPVRMPYGPLPGFHPTSVVGHSGELVAGRLGGTEVILQSGRFHMYEGHSAAAAAFPVRVFGALGVEILIVTNAAGGIRRSFHPGTLMLISDHLNLTGRNPLEGDVFHGETRFPDMTVAYDAALRARTKQVAAGLGVTMEEGVYAGLLGPTYETPAEVRMLERLGADAVGMSTVVEVIAARARGMRCLGISLITNPAAGTFAGVLDHSEVMDVAGKAGETLAKIVAGVVKRDDG is encoded by the coding sequence ATGGTCGCCATCGCGGCGCAGACGATCCAGACCACGCTGGGTGGCCGGCTCCCCAAGATCGCGATCGTACTCGGGTCAGGCCTCGGCGGCCTCGCCGATCATGTCGAGCAACCGGTTCGGATGCCCTACGGACCGCTGCCGGGATTTCACCCGACGTCGGTCGTGGGCCACAGCGGCGAACTGGTCGCCGGGCGACTCGGTGGGACGGAGGTGATCCTGCAGAGCGGCCGCTTCCACATGTATGAGGGGCACAGTGCAGCCGCGGCCGCATTTCCGGTGCGCGTCTTTGGCGCGCTCGGGGTGGAAATCTTGATCGTCACCAATGCCGCGGGCGGAATTCGCCGGTCCTTCCACCCCGGCACGCTGATGCTGATCAGCGACCACCTAAATCTCACCGGCCGCAATCCCCTCGAAGGCGACGTCTTTCATGGCGAGACCCGCTTCCCCGACATGACCGTCGCCTACGATGCTGCGCTTCGGGCGCGCACCAAGCAGGTGGCGGCCGGCCTCGGCGTCACGATGGAAGAGGGCGTGTATGCGGGGCTCCTCGGCCCGACCTACGAGACCCCCGCCGAAGTCCGCATGCTCGAGCGCCTCGGCGCCGACGCGGTCGGGATGAGCACCGTGGTCGAGGTGATCGCCGCGCGCGCGCGCGGGATGCGCTGCCTCGGGATCTCGCTGATCACCAACCCCGCCGCCGGCACCTTCGCCGGCGTGCTGGACCACAGCGAGGTGATGGACGTGGCGGGGAAGGCGGGGGAGACGCTGGCGAAGATTGTGGCAGGGGTAGTGAAGCGGGATGATGGATGA
- a CDS encoding NupC/NupG family nucleoside CNT transporter, which yields MQTQTAAERFGALKNGLDIPFTDRLMGIVGMVTMIGLAVLMSYDRKRINWRLVGSGVALQVGFGLVVLKTDVGRAFFQTVGGWITSLLGFQEQGARFVFGNLVQSNVPVGIPGATGALDTTGGMMANTGAFFAFSVLPTIIFFSALMSVLYYLGVMQYIVKGLAWGMQKTLGTSGAETLSASGNIFLGQTEAPLLIKPFVAKMTQSELVTVMVGGFATVAGGVLAAYVGMLSGMLPGIASHLLAASVMNAPAGLYLAKILKPETEVPVTAGSLDLDIAETRAEAPQLETPRRFTFRKKSTSAESSVIEAAANGAAQGVQLAINVAAMLMAFVALMAMLNAGLGWVGGLVGVENLSLQLILGTLLRPLAFVMGVPWADTAYVGGLIGLKTSLNEFVAYAQFAGDLGSGMPLSPRSAVICTYALLGFANFSSIAIQIGGIGGLAPERRGEIAKFGLKAMIAGNLAAFISASLAGMLA from the coding sequence ATGCAGACGCAGACCGCCGCCGAACGGTTCGGGGCGCTCAAGAACGGCCTCGACATTCCGTTCACCGACCGCCTGATGGGCATCGTCGGGATGGTGACGATGATCGGGCTCGCGGTGCTCATGAGCTATGACCGGAAGCGCATCAACTGGCGCCTCGTCGGCAGCGGCGTCGCGCTGCAGGTCGGCTTCGGCCTCGTGGTGCTCAAGACCGATGTCGGCCGGGCCTTCTTCCAGACCGTCGGCGGCTGGATCACCTCGCTGCTCGGCTTCCAGGAACAGGGGGCGCGCTTCGTCTTCGGCAACCTGGTGCAGAGCAACGTCCCGGTCGGCATCCCGGGCGCGACGGGCGCGCTCGACACCACCGGGGGGATGATGGCGAACACCGGGGCGTTCTTCGCCTTCTCGGTACTGCCAACCATCATCTTCTTCTCCGCGCTGATGTCGGTGCTCTACTACCTCGGTGTGATGCAGTACATCGTGAAGGGGCTCGCCTGGGGAATGCAGAAGACGCTCGGCACGTCGGGCGCCGAGACGCTCTCTGCTTCGGGCAACATCTTCCTCGGCCAGACCGAGGCGCCGCTGCTCATCAAGCCGTTCGTCGCGAAGATGACGCAATCGGAGCTGGTCACGGTGATGGTCGGCGGCTTCGCGACGGTCGCCGGTGGCGTCCTCGCCGCGTACGTGGGGATGCTCTCGGGGATGCTGCCGGGGATCGCCTCGCACCTGCTCGCGGCGAGCGTGATGAATGCCCCGGCCGGACTCTACCTGGCCAAGATCCTCAAGCCGGAGACGGAAGTGCCGGTGACGGCGGGGTCGCTCGACCTCGACATCGCGGAGACCAGGGCCGAAGCGCCCCAACTCGAGACGCCGCGCCGCTTCACCTTCCGCAAGAAGTCCACGTCCGCGGAGTCGAGCGTGATTGAGGCGGCGGCGAACGGCGCGGCGCAGGGCGTCCAGCTGGCGATCAACGTCGCCGCGATGCTGATGGCGTTCGTCGCGCTGATGGCGATGCTCAACGCCGGCCTCGGCTGGGTCGGTGGGCTGGTCGGCGTCGAGAACCTCTCGCTGCAGTTGATCCTCGGCACGCTGCTGCGCCCGTTGGCGTTCGTGATGGGCGTCCCCTGGGCCGACACGGCCTACGTCGGTGGGCTCATCGGCCTCAAGACGTCGCTCAACGAGTTCGTCGCGTACGCACAATTCGCGGGTGACCTCGGCAGCGGGATGCCGCTCTCGCCGCGCTCCGCCGTCATCTGCACGTACGCGCTGCTCGGCTTCGCCAACTTCTCCTCGATCGCGATCCAGATCGGCGGCATCGGTGGCCTCGCGCCGGAACGCCGCGGCGAGATCGCCAAGTTCGGCCTCAAGGCGATGATCGCCGGCAACCTCGCCGCCTTCATCTCGGCCTCACTCGCGGGGATGCTCGCATGA
- the add gene encoding adenosine deaminase, which produces MREALRRMPKAELHVHLDGSLRPATMLELAATYGTALPATDAESLRRWMLVDDARNLEDYLARFDVTIALLQQPEAIERVAYEMVEDAAADGLRYLEIRYCPQLSTREGLSLDEVIEAEWRGLQRGFTDFGVPARIINCSLRHYDPELSLVIAEHSVRMRSHGVVGFDLAGGEAGRPPELHREAFDLAARGGLGITVHAGEAAGWESIFEAIHSCRAVRLGHGTRLYENPALLEYVRDRRICIEVNITSNLQTRVVATAAEHPVRQYFDAGIPVTLCTDSWLMSGVVLTDEYLLAQQALGFTPSELETMALTAFEHAFLPWPERLALREHALAALASPS; this is translated from the coding sequence ATGCGTGAGGCACTCCGGCGGATGCCGAAGGCCGAACTCCATGTCCACCTCGACGGCTCCCTCCGCCCTGCCACGATGCTCGAGCTGGCCGCAACCTACGGCACCGCGCTGCCGGCCACCGACGCCGAGTCGCTGCGCCGGTGGATGCTGGTGGACGATGCTCGCAACCTCGAGGACTACCTCGCGCGCTTCGACGTCACCATCGCGCTGTTGCAGCAACCCGAGGCGATCGAGCGCGTGGCGTACGAGATGGTCGAGGACGCCGCGGCTGACGGGCTCCGCTACCTCGAGATCCGCTACTGTCCGCAGCTGAGCACCCGCGAGGGGCTGTCCCTCGACGAGGTCATCGAGGCGGAGTGGCGCGGTTTGCAGCGCGGCTTCACCGACTTCGGGGTGCCGGCGCGGATCATCAACTGCTCGCTCAGGCACTACGACCCCGAACTCTCGCTGGTGATCGCCGAGCACTCGGTGCGGATGCGGAGTCACGGCGTGGTCGGCTTCGACCTGGCCGGTGGCGAGGCCGGGCGGCCGCCCGAGCTGCATCGCGAGGCGTTCGACCTCGCCGCGCGTGGCGGCCTCGGGATCACGGTGCACGCCGGCGAGGCGGCTGGTTGGGAGAGCATCTTCGAGGCGATCCACAGCTGCCGCGCGGTGCGCCTCGGCCACGGGACGCGGCTGTACGAGAACCCGGCGCTGCTTGAGTATGTGCGCGATCGCCGCATCTGCATCGAGGTGAACATCACCTCGAACCTGCAGACCCGCGTGGTGGCGACCGCTGCCGAGCATCCGGTGCGCCAGTATTTCGATGCGGGCATCCCGGTCACGCTCTGCACCGATTCGTGGCTGATGAGCGGCGTGGTCCTGACCGACGAGTATCTTCTGGCGCAGCAGGCACTCGGCTTCACCCCCTCCGAGCTCGAGACGATGGCCCTCACCGCCTTCGAGCATGCCTTCCTCCCCTGGCCCGAGCGACTCGCCCTCCGCGAACACGCCCTGGCCGCCCTCGCGAGCCCCTCGTGA